The Ignavibacteria bacterium DNA window GTTCTTGGGTGAGAAACTTTCAATTACTACAAATAAACCGCAGACCACACGCAAGAGGATACTGGGAATTTTATCCACCGAAGAATACCAGATCATATTTCTGGATACACCGGGCATTCTGAAGCCGGATTACCTCCTGCAGGAAAAGATGCTCGAATATGTGCACCAGTCGGTAAAAGATGCAGACGTATTACTTTTTATCATAGATATTACGACTGATCCCGAAGGCAAAAAGACGCTTGAGGATGAAAACGTAAAGAAAATGCTCTCCTTCAGGAGGGCAAAGAAGATACTCCTTATCAACAAGGTGGATCTTTCAAATGAGGAAAAGGTAAAGCTTTTAATGTCGAAGCTGGAGAAGACAGGAAGTTTCGACAATATATTCCCAGTTTCAGCAATGCTGAACTACAATACGGATAACGTGCTTCACAGCATACTGGAATATCTGCCCGAGCACCCGAAATATTATCCCGATGACATAGTATCAATTGAACCTGAACGTTTCTTCGTTTCAGAGATCATACGCGAAAAGATACTTGAACAGTACCAGGAAGAGATCCCTTACAGCGCAGAAGTTGTAATAGAGGACTTCAAGGAAAGAGAAGGCCGGAAAGACCTCATTCAGGCGGCAATTGTCGTAGAAAAAGAAAGCCAGAAGCCGATTATAATTGGCCGGCAGGGTTCAGCAATAAAAGAGCTGGGACAAAGGTCCCGCGAGGCCATTGAAGCTTTTCTGCAGAGGCCTGTATATCTGGAGCTGAGGGTAAAAGTCAGGAACAAGTGGCGTTCCGATCC harbors:
- a CDS encoding GTPase Era → MAVKSGYVTIIGKPNVGKSTLLNAFLGEKLSITTNKPQTTRKRILGILSTEEYQIIFLDTPGILKPDYLLQEKMLEYVHQSVKDADVLLFIIDITTDPEGKKTLEDENVKKMLSFRRAKKILLINKVDLSNEEKVKLLMSKLEKTGSFDNIFPVSAMLNYNTDNVLHSILEYLPEHPKYYPDDIVSIEPERFFVSEIIREKILEQYQEEIPYSAEVVIEDFKEREGRKDLIQAAIVVEKESQKPIIIGRQGSAIKELGQRSREAIEAFLQRPVYLELRVKVRNKWRSDPNFLKSFGYSTDDE